Proteins encoded by one window of Vigna radiata var. radiata cultivar VC1973A chromosome 5, Vradiata_ver6, whole genome shotgun sequence:
- the LOC106760864 gene encoding protein-L-isoaspartate O-methyltransferase 1 isoform X1, which translates to MSVHFHYYPFPRLAYGCNYYASYATKRTLCNRRRVPPHSSSFSAITNLFFQNPNFITGNTLFLRMKCPLTKRRKKREMIDNEMRFCPVSGTSKIKAMVERLQRCGVITSSKVAEVMEKVDRALFVPDGAEPYDDSPLAIGYNATISAPHMHAICLQLLEDKLQPGMRALDVGSGTGYLTACFALMVGPQGRAVGVEHIPELVSSSIENIQKSAAATQLTDGSLSIHAGDGREGWPEFSPYDAIHVGAAAPEIPQPLIDQLKAGGRMVIPVGNIFQDLKVVDKNSDGSISVRTETSVRYVPLTSREAQLGTY; encoded by the exons atgagcgTGCACTTCCACTACTACCCTTTCCCACGGTTGGCTTATGGTTGCAACTATTACGCTTCTTATGCAACAAAACGCACTCTCTGCAACCGCCGTCGTGTTCCACCGCACTCTTCCAGCTTCTCCGCCATCACCAATCTTTTCttccaaaaccctaatttcatcACGGGGAACACACTCTTCCTTAGGATGAAG TGCCCTCTTAccaagaggagaaagaaaagagaaatgatAGATAACGAAATG CGATTTTGCCCTGTGAGTGGCACGAGTAAGATCAAAGCGATGGTGGAGAGGTTGCAGCGATGTGGAGTGATCACATCAAGTAAAGTGGCTGAAGTAATGGAGAAAGTTGACAGAGCGTTGTTTGTACCTGATGGAGCTGAGCCTTATGATGACAGTCCCTTGGCCATAGGATACAATGCCACTATATCTGCCCCGCATATGCATGCCATTTGTCTTCAGTTGCTTGAGGATAAGTTGCAGCCTGGGATGCGTGCTTTGGACGTGGGCTCTG GAACGGGGTATCTGACGGCGTGCTTTGCCTTGATGGTTGGACCCCAAGGACGTGCTGTTGGTGTAGAGCATATTCCTGAATTGGTTTCTTCTTCAATTGAGAATATTCAGAAAAGTGCTGCTGCCACACAATTGACAGATGGATCCCTTTCTATTCATGCTGGTG ATGGGAGGGAAGGTTGGCCAGAGTTTTCACCTTATGATGCCATTCACGTTGGAGCAGCAGCACCAGAAATTCCCCAACCACTTATTGACCAGCTGAAGGCAGGAGGTAGAATGGTGATTCCTGTTGGAAACATATTTCAAGATTTAAAGGTGGTGGATAAGAATTCTGATGGTTCTATCAGTGTCCGGACTGAGACGTCTGTTCGTTACGTTCCCCTCACTAGTCGAGAAGCTCAACTGGGAACTTATTAA
- the LOC106760864 gene encoding protein-L-isoaspartate O-methyltransferase 1 isoform X2 produces MSVHFHYYPFPRLAYGCNYYASYATKRTLCNRRRVPPHSSSFSAITNLFFQNPNFITGNTLFLRMKRFCPVSGTSKIKAMVERLQRCGVITSSKVAEVMEKVDRALFVPDGAEPYDDSPLAIGYNATISAPHMHAICLQLLEDKLQPGMRALDVGSGTGYLTACFALMVGPQGRAVGVEHIPELVSSSIENIQKSAAATQLTDGSLSIHAGDGREGWPEFSPYDAIHVGAAAPEIPQPLIDQLKAGGRMVIPVGNIFQDLKVVDKNSDGSISVRTETSVRYVPLTSREAQLGTY; encoded by the exons atgagcgTGCACTTCCACTACTACCCTTTCCCACGGTTGGCTTATGGTTGCAACTATTACGCTTCTTATGCAACAAAACGCACTCTCTGCAACCGCCGTCGTGTTCCACCGCACTCTTCCAGCTTCTCCGCCATCACCAATCTTTTCttccaaaaccctaatttcatcACGGGGAACACACTCTTCCTTAGGATGAAG CGATTTTGCCCTGTGAGTGGCACGAGTAAGATCAAAGCGATGGTGGAGAGGTTGCAGCGATGTGGAGTGATCACATCAAGTAAAGTGGCTGAAGTAATGGAGAAAGTTGACAGAGCGTTGTTTGTACCTGATGGAGCTGAGCCTTATGATGACAGTCCCTTGGCCATAGGATACAATGCCACTATATCTGCCCCGCATATGCATGCCATTTGTCTTCAGTTGCTTGAGGATAAGTTGCAGCCTGGGATGCGTGCTTTGGACGTGGGCTCTG GAACGGGGTATCTGACGGCGTGCTTTGCCTTGATGGTTGGACCCCAAGGACGTGCTGTTGGTGTAGAGCATATTCCTGAATTGGTTTCTTCTTCAATTGAGAATATTCAGAAAAGTGCTGCTGCCACACAATTGACAGATGGATCCCTTTCTATTCATGCTGGTG ATGGGAGGGAAGGTTGGCCAGAGTTTTCACCTTATGATGCCATTCACGTTGGAGCAGCAGCACCAGAAATTCCCCAACCACTTATTGACCAGCTGAAGGCAGGAGGTAGAATGGTGATTCCTGTTGGAAACATATTTCAAGATTTAAAGGTGGTGGATAAGAATTCTGATGGTTCTATCAGTGTCCGGACTGAGACGTCTGTTCGTTACGTTCCCCTCACTAGTCGAGAAGCTCAACTGGGAACTTATTAA
- the LOC106762843 gene encoding 28 kDa ribonucleoprotein, chloroplastic, translated as MSITATAFKSLTMADSCLLSSPSSPFHNITKSHVFSHPSKPLTLQFSCLNSSPSLSLSLAARTHRSPVLTHVAQTSDWAQQEDNTATFQAQEEEQEGGGLLDWEVAGEGAEDEGFVEPPEEAKLFVGNLPYDVDSQKLAMLFEQAGVVEIAEVIYARDTDRSRGFGFVTMSTVEEAEKAVEKFNSYDYDGRLLTVNKAAPRGAQPERRPRRNFEPAFSVYVGNLPWDVDGTRLEQVFSEHGKVLSARVVYDRESGRSRGFGFVTMSDESEMNDAVSALDGQTLDGRTIKVNVAEDRPPRRSSF; from the exons ATGTCTATCACTGCCACTGCGTTCAAATCTCTTACCATGGCCGATTCGTGCCTCCTCTCTTCTCCCTCTTCTCCCTTTCACAACATAACCAAATCCCACGTTTTCTCACATCCTTCCAAACCCCTCACACTCCAATTCTCATGCCTCAATTCCTCCCCCTCGCTCTCTCTCTCCCTCGCTGCACGAACCCACCGTTCCCCCGTCCTCACCCACGTCGCCCAAACTTCTGATTGGGCCCAGCAAGAAGACAACACCGCCACCTTCCAGGCCCAGGAGGAAGAACAAGAAGGGGGTGGCCTCCTCGATTGGGAGGTCGCGGGCGAAGGCGCGGAAGATGAGGGTTTCGTGGAACCACCGGAAGAGGCCAAGCTCTTCGTCGGGAACTTGCCTTACGACGTTGATAGTCAGAAATTGGCCATGCTATTCGAACAAGCCGGAGTCGTCGAAATCGCCGAG GTGATTTATGCCAGGGACACTGACCGGAGTCGTGGATTTGGATTTGTGACGATGAGTACTGTTGAAGAAGCTGAGAAAGCTGTGGAGAAATTCAATAGCTAT GATTATGATGGAAGACTATTGACTGTTAATAAGGCTGCTCCGAGAGGAGCTCAACCTGAACGCCGACCTCGTCGTAACTTTGAGCCTGCCTTTTCTGTCTATGTTGGTAATTTGCCGTGGGATGTTGATGGTACCAGGTTGGAGCAAGTTTTCAGCGAGCATGGTAAGGTTTTGAGCGCTAGGGTAGTCTATGACAGGGAGAGTGGTCGTTCACGTGGCTTTGGCTTTGTCACAATGTCGGATGAGTCAGAAATGAATGATGCTGTTAGTGCTCTTGATGGTCAG ACTTTGGACGGAAGGACAATTAAGGTGAATGTTGCTGAGGACAGACCCCCCAGGCGTAGCTCCTTTTGA